Proteins encoded in a region of the Odocoileus virginianus isolate 20LAN1187 ecotype Illinois chromosome 9, Ovbor_1.2, whole genome shotgun sequence genome:
- the R3HDML gene encoding peptidase inhibitor R3HDML: MPPLPGTVGLAGLLFWAGQTMNALMPNATLALAQSAVHKGTAVRPLSGLGVPQYRRKRHISARDMSALLDYHNHIRASVHPPAANMEYMVWDERLARSAEAWASQCIWAHGPSQLMRYVGQNLSVHSGRYRSVVDLVKSWSEEKRHYLFPAPKDCTPHCPWHCSGPVCSHYTQMVWASSNRLGCAIHTCGSIRVWGSTWRQAVYLVCNYAIKGNWIGEAPYKTGRPCSACPPIYQGSCSSNMCFSRHKSNKLLWF, encoded by the exons ATGCCCCCGCTGCCCGGCACTGTGGGCCTGGCAGGTCTGCTCTTCTGGGCAGGCCAGACAATGAACGCCTTGATGCCCAATGCCACCCTGGCACTGGCTCAGAGTGCTGTGCACAAGGGCACAGCTGTGAGGCCCCTGAGTGGCCTGGGGGTGCCCCAGTATCGGCGGAAGCGCCACATCTCTGCCCGGGACATGAGTGCCTTATTGGATTATCACAACCACATCCGGGCCAGCGTGCACCCACCTGCTGCCAACATGGAGTATATG GTCTGGGATGAGCGGCTGGCTAGGTCGGCTGAGGCCTGGGCCTCCCAGTGCATTTGGGCCCACGGGCCCTCACAGCTGATGAGATACGTGGGCCAGAACCTGTCTGTCCATTCTGGCCG GTACCGCTCGGTGGTGGATCTGGTGAAGTCTTGGTCAGAGGAGAAGCGGCATTACTTGTTTCCAGCCCCGAAGGACTGTACCCCGCACTGCCCCTGGCACTGCAGTGGCCCCGTCTGCTCCCACTATACCCAG ATGGTGTGGGCATCTTCCAATCGGCTGGGCTGTGCCATCCACACCTGTGGCAGCATCCGTGTCTGGGGCAGCACCTGGCGCCAGGCTGTGTACCTGGTCTGCAACTACGCCATTAA GGGTAACTGGATCGGCGAGGCGCCGTACAAGACGGGGAGGCCGTGTTCCGCCTGCCCCCCCATCTACCAAGGCAGCTGCAGCAGCAACATGTGCTTCTCGAGACACAAGTCCAACAAACTCCTGTGGTTCTGA